A region of the Roseiflexus sp. RS-1 genome:
AGGACCTTTCCTTGACGAGCGATTTTGTATTCCAAAGAAGCGCGTACATCTCGTAAGAAATCGAACTCGGCCCGAGTCTTCACGATAACGTCTTTGGCGATATTGAGTCCACTCAAGCAGCGGTGTCCCAGCACAGCGCGTTCGTAGTCCGACAAGTCGCTCTGTGTGACAATCACCATCACGTCCACGTCACTGTCTGCTGTTGGCGTTCCCCAGACATATGACCCAAACAGGATGACCTGCTCCGGTTGAAACAGTTCAACCAGTCGTCGTGTTATCTCTTGGAGTAAATCTTCGTTTATTGTTCTCAAGGGTTCGACCGCCATTTGTCCGCATCTTCCCGCGTGTGCCATAGTAAACGGATCGTTGTCCGCCCATTCCTGCCTGTGCTATGAGAGACGGACAGCTCACTCCGGGTATCACGCCGTGGCGTGTTCCGCGTTCCGTTGTCCGCCAGTGATCGCCGGGACGGGTTGAGACCGTGACACCGCATGTTCTGAAGCATTGGGTGTGACGAGACCACATCTTTTGCGGGAGTCGCGCAGTCTCTGGTGATAAGGGAGCATATCCCAACTCACAGGTGATGTCAAGGGATTTCCACATATGTCACCCCCAGTCAGTCGCCAAACCCGATCAGATGTGCAGCGCGCTCCGCTGCAACCTCTCCTCGATCCGCACCGAAACAGCGCGCTCCGCTCGCCGAAGCGACGCCTGTGGCGTTTGGCGGTGACCAGCATCACCTCATCACGCGCCAGGGCAGAGATGCAAAGGATCAGGCGATCCTGCCGCCGGGTCGTCTGCATGCCCTGCGCCATGCACCCGGTTGAACGGTATGCGGTTGATACGCGCAGAATCGCCACGCGGGCTTCCGCGAGGTCTGGCTTCCTGACATATGTGCGCAGACGTTGCCAGATGCCGGTTATGCCTGGGGATGGGAAAAGTCGTTCGTGGGTTCACCCCTTTGTTGCGCTACGGGTATGTCTTCCGCCTTCACCCTCAACGTCACAACGTCTGCGGAGGTTTTCGCGCGGCGGAAATACGCAGCAGCAGCCCGACCATCGCAAAGTTGATCAGCGTCGATGAGCCGCCGTAACTGACGAACGGCAACGTAATGCCGGTGAGCGGAATAAGGTGCGTCGCGCCGGCCATGATGATGAACGCCTGTGCAGCGATGGCGGTCGTCAGTCCAACGGCAAGCAGTTGCTGGAACCCATCACGCGCCTGCATTGCGATCAGGTACCCTTTGAGCGCGAAGATCGCGTAGCACACCGTCAGGGCGAATGTGCCCGCCAGCCCCAATTCCTCGCCGATTGCCACAAAAACAAAGTCGGTGTGACTCTCAGGAACCATGGTCGGGTCGCCCGCGCCGATGCCAGTTCCCGCCCAACCGCCGTTCGCCAGCGCGTGCAACGCGCGCACCATCTGGAAACCGATGCCGAACGGATCGGACCAGGGATCGATCCAGGCATTCAGACGCACGCGCACATGACTGAAGAGCGGGTAGAGCGCTGCTGCCCCAAGCGCGAATGCGAACAGTCCGACAGCGGCGTAGCGCGCCTGTCCGCTGACGACGTAGAGCATCGCCAGAAAGATCACGAAGAAGAGCAGCGCTGCGCCCAGGTCCTTCTGGACGATGATCAAACCAATCGTCGCCCCCCACATGATCACAATTGGCGCCAGGTACGGGAGTGGCGGCAGTTTCAGCGGACCAAGCCAGTAGACGCCGCGCCCGATCAGTTCGCGGTGGTCATCGAGGTAGGTGGCCAGGTAGATCACCAGCAGCACCTTCAGCAATTCAACCGGTTGCAACTGGAAGAACCCCAGGCTGAGCCAGAGACGCGCGCCGTTGCGTTCCACGCCGAAGAGCGCAGTGATCGCCACCAGCGCCAGACCCAGGAAGAGCCAGGTGTAGCGGTAGTGCTTGAGCCATTGCAGGCGCCAGGGAACGAAACTTGCCAGCGTGAGCACGGCTGCGCCGCCAAAGATCCAGATCACCTGTTTGAGGGCAATGCCGCTGTACACCTCGCCGTAGCGCTGTACCAGGTCCGGTTCCAGGCGACGCGCCATGATCATGCCGATGCCTGCCAGCAGTGCAGCGATCGGCAAGACCATCTGATCCTCGCCCCAGTCGCGCAGCGCAAGCGCCAGACTGATGGTGAGAAAAAGACCGGCGAAAGCGCAGATGATCGTCAGATCGACCCAGCGCACCCGACCGCTGGCGGTTGCGATCAGTGCGCCCAGGCTGACCGCAACGAATAGAAATGCGGTGATCAGGAGTTCGAGTTCGCGCACCCGACTGCCGAGCCGCGTGCGCAGGCGTGTGATCGTCGCCATTGCCGGTCCCTATCTCTCCAGTTCAATGCCGTAGGCGGCTGCAATTGCGTCGATCTGTCGCAGCGCCTCACGAGTCAACTCCGATGGCAGTTTGCCGCTCCGTTCCGCTTCGGTCAGATCGCGCCGAAGTTCGCGCAATTTGTCGCGCGCGCGCCGACTGTTGCCTTTGCCGATCTCGCGTTCGAACTCGTCCAGGGTGCGGAGCCACTTCTGTGCATCTTTTCCGGTGCGTCGGTCACCCGTCATCGGTTGCAGCAGGGCGCGCAGGTTGACGAGTGCATCGCCTGTAGCTGCTGGCGGCGCTGGTGGCGGCGGCGGCGGCGCGTCGGTGGGGGCGGGTGCGGTCGGCGGGGCTATCGGAGGCGCTTCCGTCGGCGCTATGGCGGTAGCAGGGGCGGCTGTCGGCGCGGGGAGCGCGGCGCTCTCATCACCTGCGGCGGATGGCGTCGCGGCGACAACAGGCGTCATCGGCGCGGCGACGCCGTCCTGCCCGGCGGGAGATGCGCCGCTGCGCATCGCCAGGATGGCGCCGACGATCAGCAGGAACGCGAACAGCCCGCCCAGCAGCGGCAGCAGCGATATGCTGCGACCGCGCGTTGCTTTCCCAGATGCGCCGGTAGAATCCGGCAGCAGCGGATCGTCGTGGTGCGACCCGGATGCAGGTTGCGGCGTTGCAGCGCCGGGTTGCCACGCAACCGTTGCCTGGCGATGGATGTCGGTGGTGGCAACCGGTGAAGAGCGCAGCGCTGCTGCATTTGCGCTCGCGAATGCGCGTTCCAGTGCATTGGCGAACTGCTCCGCCCGCTCGAACCGCGCCGTCGGGTCTTTCGCCAGCGCGCGCAGCACCACCGCTTCGACGGCGGGCGGGATGTCGGGACGCAGCGCGCGCAGGGGCGGCGGCGGCGTCTGAATATGCTGGATAGCGATACTCATTGGCGTATCGCCATCGAACGGAAGCCGCCCCGCCAGCATCTCGAACACCACCACCCCCAGGCTGTACAGATCGCTGGCGGGCGTCACCGGCAACCCCTGCGCCTGTTCAGGCGACAGATACCCCGGCGTGCCCACGACCATCCCGACCTGCGTCTGTTGAGACGGCGCCAGGGTGCTGCGGGCAATGCCGAAATCGGTCAATACCAGTGCTCCAAGCGCGTTCCACATGGCGTTGGCAGGCTTTACATCGCGGTGGATGACCCCGGCGGCATGCGCAGCGTCCAGGGCAGCGGCGAGTTGACGGGTGATTGCAACCACGTCGTCGGGCGGAAGAGGTTGACCGCTGCGCACAGCGTCAACGATCCGCTGTTCGAGCGTCGGTCCCGGCAACAGTTCCTGAACCATGTACGGTGTTCCGCTGTGGACGCCAAAATCGTAGATCTGGACGATATTGGGGTGGCGCAGATTGGCGATCAGGCGCGCTTCCTGCCGGAACCGCTCAACGAAGCCAGGATGGGCGCGCGCCTCTTCCGACAGGATTTTGATCGCTACAGCGCGCCCCAGGTTGTGATCGATCCCACGGTAGACGGTCGCCATCCCGCCTCTGCCGATCAGCGCCTGAATCTCATAGTTGCCGATGGTTGTTCCGATCAGGTCGAGCGGTGTGGTCATACATTACGACATGATGAAATGCGCCTGTACGCTCTCACTTTACCATGGAAAGAACGACACAGCGCTGCGCTTCTGTTACAATTTTGATACGCTTTGGTTAAGCACGAAAGGAGCGCGCCGGTGCGTGCCGTCTTCTCGCTTCCAACCGACGTTGCGCCGCGTGGTCTTCCGCCGGTGGCGGAGACGTTGCCGCCCGCGATTGAGCGACTGATTCGTGAGATCAACCCGGAGAAGATCATTCTGTTCGGTTCGTATGCGTATGGTCGCCCCACGCCCGATAGCGACGTAGACCTGCTGGTTGTTGTGCGATCCGATGAACCATATCGTACACGCTATATGCGCGTAGCAATGGCGCTATATCCGCGCCTTTTTCCTCTCGATCTGATCGTAAAGACGCCGGAGGAGATCGACGAAGCGTTGCAAACATGTTCTCCTTTCCTGCAAGAGATTTACACGCGGGGAATCTGTCTGTATGAACGAAAGTAACCCGCTGGATTGGGCGGCGAAGGCTGAAAGTGACCTCGATATGGCGCGTCGTGCATTGCGCGGCAAGATCAAACGCACCGATGCGGCAGTGTTCCACGCGCAACAATGCGCTGAAAAGTATTTCAAAGCTCTGTTAGTCGCCGGAGGTGTTGCATTTCCGCGAACACACGACTTGATCATCTTGAATCATCTTTGCTTGAGTAATGGCGTTTCGACCAATTTTGATGCACAACAGCTCGAATTTCTCTCGGGATTTGCTGTGCTTGCGCGTTATCCAGGCAGGGAACCCTCGTTCGAAGAGGCTCGCGAAGCCATTGCCATCGCCAGAAGCGTTCGTGCATTCGCGCGCCGCCGGTTGGGGGTGAAATAATATACAACGTTGAACGTTGAAGGTTGAACGTTGAACGTTCAACCTTCAACCACCCGCGCCAGGCACTGACCGGTGTACGATCCTGGCGTTCGCGCGACCTGTTCAGGCGTGCCGACGGCGACAACACGCCCGCCCTCCTCGCCTCCCTCCGGTCCCAGGTCGATCACCCAATCGGCGCATTTGATCACATCGAGATGGTGTTCGATCACCAGAACGGTGTTTCCCGCGTCCACCAGGCGCTGCAAGACGCGCAGCAACCGGTCAACATCAGCGACGTGCAGGCCGGTCGTCGGTTCATCGAGGATGTAGAGGGTGCGCCCGGTGGCGCGCCGACTCAGTTCGGTCGCCAGTTTGATGCGTTGCGCCTCACCGCCGGAGAGGGTGGTCGCAGGTTGACCCAGGCGAATATACCCTAACCCGACGTCGATCAGGGTTTGCAACTTTTCGGCGATGGATGGGACACGCTCGAAAAATGCCGCCGCTTCTTCAACCGTCATGTCGAGCACTTCGGCGATGTTCTTGCCCCGGTAACGAATGTCGAGCGTTTCACGGTTGTAGCGCGCGCCGTGACAGACATCGCAGGTGACGTACAGATCGGGAAGGAACTGCATTTCGATCTGCATCAATCCTTCGCCGTTGCAGTGCTCGCACCGTCCTCCGGGAATGTTGAACGAGAAACGACTGGCATCATAGCCGCGCGCGCGCGCTTCAGGCGTTTGCGCGAACAATTTGCGGATCGGGTCGAACGCCTTGGTGTAGGTGACCGGGTTGGAGCGTGGCGTGCGCCCGATGGGCGACTGGTCGATGTCGATCACCTTATCGATCTGTTCGATGCCATAGATTGCGTCGTGGGCGCCGGGGCGCGCGCGCGCGCCATGGAGCGCCTGCGCCAGCCGCGGGTAGAGGGTGTCGTTGATCAGGGTCGATTTGCCAGACCCGCTGACGCCGGTGACTGCCACCAGACATCCCAGCGGGATGGCGACGTCGATGTTCTTCAGGTTGTGCTCGCGCGCTCCCCTGATCATCAGGAATGCGCCGTTGCCGGGTCGTCGGCGGCGTGGCACGGCAATCGTGCGTTTGCCGGAGAGGTACTGTCCGGTAAGTGAGCGCGGCTCTGCCAGCACTGCATCGAGCGGACCGCTGACGATCACCTCGCCGCCGCGCTCTCCCGCACCGGGACCAATGTCAACGATCCAGTCGGCTGCGCGAATGATCTCTTCGTCGTGTTCAACAACCAGCACGCTGTTGCCCAGGTCGCGCAGTTGACGCAACGTGTTGAGCAGGCGCGCCGTATCACGTGGGTGTAACCCGATGCTCGGCTCGTCCAGCACATAGAGCGCACCGCTCAGCCCGGCGCCGATCTGCGTCGCCAGGCGAATGCGCTGCGCCTCGCCGCCAGCAAGGGTCGTCGCAGTGCGGTCAAGCGTGAGATACCCCAGCCCGACTTCATTTAGAAACCGGAGTCGGGCGCAGATGTCATTCAGGATTGGCGCCGCGATCTGACATTCGCGCACCGTAAGAGCATAGATGGACGAGCGCAGGTCGCTTTCGCGCGTCTCACGCCAGCGGGCGACCACCTCGTCAACGTCGGCAGCCAGTGTTTTCGCCCACGACCACGCTTCAGCGACAGGGAGCGCCGCCACCTGCGCAATCGTGTATCCGGCGACGGTGACGGCGAGCAGTTCGGGACGCAGTCGCGCGCCGTTGCATGCCGGGCATGTGCGCGGGGTCATAAACTGCTCAATCTGTGCGCGTTCGGTTTCATCGGTGCATTCCGCCAGACGACGGCGCAGACCGGGGATAACCCCCTCGAACGGCGCCTCAACCATGCGCTCTTCGCCGCGTATGTGGTAACGGAGTGGCATCACATCGCCGTTAGAACCGTAGAGCAGCGTAGCGATCACCTCCGGGCGCAGATCGCGCACTGGTGTGTGCAGTGAAAAACCGAGGTGCCCGGCGAGTGATGTCAGCAGATCGTCGAAGTAGCGGCGCTGCGCGCGACTGACGTTCGACCAGGGCGCGACGGCGCCTTCCGCAAGTGAACGGGATCGGTCGGGGATCACCAGTTCAGGGTCGAACTCCAGCACGCTTCCCAGACCATCACAGGCAGGGCAGGCGCCCGATGGATTGTTGAATGAAAAATCGCGCGGTTCGAGCGCCCCGATGGAAGCCGGTCCGTGCACCGGGCAGGCGTAACGCTGCGACAGAGTGAGTTCATCACCGCCGACGATCTGGACGATCACCACGCCGCCGCCGACCCGCAGCGCCGTTTCGACCGAATCGGCGACGCGCACGCGAAACTGCGTCTGTTGCTGCGAGGGATCGGCTGATGGAATGACCAGCCGGTCCACAACGACCTCGATCGTATGCGGACGATGACGGTCAAGGCGCAGGTCGTCGCCAAGATCGCGCACCTCGCCATCGACGCGCACACGGACGAACCCCTGCTTGCGCACCTGATCGAAGAGGGTCTGATGGTCGCCCTTCTGATCGCGAACGAGGGGCGCAAGCAGCAGCACGCGGCTGCCACCCGGCAGACCGAGGATCGTATCGATCATCTGTTGCGCCGACTGGCGCGTGAGCGGACGACCGCAGTGGATGCAGTGCGGTCGTCCAATCCGGGCAAACAGCAGTCGCAGATAATCGTAGATTTCGGTAATGGTGCCGACGGTTGAGCGCGGATTGCGCGCCAGCCCTTTCTGATCGATGGCAATGGCAGGCGACAATCCTTCGATGGCGTCAACGTCCGGCTTGTCGATCTGACCAAGGAACTGGCGGGCATAGGCGGAAAGCGATTCGACATAGCGACGCTGACCTTCGGCAAAAATCGTATCGAACGCCAGCGACGACTTGCCGGAGCCGGAGAGACCGGTGATCACCACCAGCGCATTGCGCGGCATGGCGACCGTGATATTCTTAAGATTATGGACGCGCGCCCCGCGCACCACGATCCGATCAGCAGACATAGCACTCGCGCCAAGACACAGGATCAGACGTGGGATGGTAGCACGGAACCGCGCAGCGATCAATGCCGCCTAGGCGAACTTTTCGCCACGCACCACCTGCACATCGCTTACATAGGCAATGACGGCATAGTTGGGAAAATAATGGTCTGCCATCGCATCCATAATGCGGTCGGCGACTTCAGGCGAGACCAGCGTTTCGATCTTGATATTGCCGCCCTGCCACTGACTGGCGTGAATCCCGCGCGTACCCTCGCCGTGCACCTCGGAGATGGTGTAGCCATGCGCGCCAAGCGCATGGATTTCGTGGATCAACCGATCCTTCAGCACCGGTTCGGCGATGATCGTCACCAATCGTACTGTCGTCAGTTTCATACACTCGCTCCTTTCAATGCACTCCATCGTGCCGCATCACATCCGTCCGAGCGTCGCGCCCAGCCAGCGTGCATATTCATAATACAACGGCAAGCCAAGAATGAGATTCACCGGGAGGGTAATGCCAAGCGATGATGTCAGATAAATGCTCGGATTCGCCTGCGGGAACGTGGCGCGCACGGCGGCTGGAGCGTCGATGTACGATGAACTTGCGGTAATGACTCCCAGAATGAAGGCGCCGTTAGGAGAAAGCCCCGCAAGCAGACCGAGCGACACGCCGATAATACCGTGGATCAGCGGCATGACCGTTCCAAAGACCGCCATAAACGGACCGACTTTGACAAAATCGCGCAACTGCCGACCGGCGAGCATGCCCATTTCGATCAGGAAGAAGACCAGCACACCGCGGAAGAGATCGCCGTAGAGCGGCTTGATGCGCGCAAACCCCTGCTCGCCGATAATCATGCCGATCAGCAGCCCGCCAAGCAGCAACACCACACTGCGCCCGGTGAGCGTATCACGGATGACCCGACCAAGATCGCTCTGTTGCGCCTGACTCACCCCCAGGCGCCAGCGGCCGATGAAGAGCGCCACAATGATGCCCCACTCCATCAGCGCCGCCAGCGCCGGGATGAACGCCTCGAATGTGTTCTGCCCTTCCGGCAGACGCTCGACAAACGAGATTCCAGCAACAAAGGTGACCGATGAGACCGAACCGTAATGCGCTGCAATGCCGGCGGCGTTGGGAATGTCGAACCTGCCGGGACCGCGCAGGATCAGAAGCACCAGGTCGGCACGGCGATTGCCAGAGCGATCGTTGCCAGCGCTGGCAGGATGAACGCGGACAGCGGTGTTCCTGCCAGTTCGACACCGCCATTCAAGCCGATTGAGAACAGGAGATAGACCGAAATGGCCTTGATGACCGGTTCGGGAATCTCGACTTCGCTCCTGATCAGCGTTGCAACAATGCCCAACACGAATGCCAGCACCAGCGGCGACAGCAGGTTGCTGCGGATGATCTCGACCGTATCCATACTCCCCTCAAAGATATATAAAGATAAAACGGACATCTCAGAATATATCAAAAAGCGCTATTTGCGTCAATATAGAGATTACAAAGATATAAAAAGACTATACCTTTAACGGATCAGGTTCCATCGAATGACGGGGAGGCATCAATCGGTATCGCGGCGCAGCATATATCCCTGGCCACGCACGGCGATCAATTTGCGGGGATGTTTGGGGTCGGGTTCGATCTTGTCGCGGATGCGCTCGATAATCTTCTGCAGCGCACTGTCAGACGGCGGGGAGACGGGCCAGATAGCGCGTTTGACTTCATCGCGGGTGCAGACGCGCCCGGCGTTTTCGCGCAGGAACGCATAGACCTCCCCTTCGAGGTGGGTAAAGGCGGGCGGCGTTGCCGGCGCTGCGGCGGGCGGCGGTGGAAGCGACGTCGAGGGCCTGTCCGGTTGATCCGACAGCGCCTGGGCGAAGATGGTCGAAGCGATACGCCAGCCGTGCCGGTCGCGCTGCGCCAGCCCACGGGCGTGGAGCGCCTCGAAGATCGCAGCCTCGTCGGGGGTTGGCGCACGGTTCTGATCGATCAGCGACTGGCGCGCGTCGACGGACGCTGTATGCGTCTCGGTCAACTCGCGCCACCAGGAGCGGCAGAGCGGGCGCGCCTCTTCGATGGCGGCGCGTTCGACGTCATCGGGGCTGCCGGTCGGATGGAGCCGCCACTCGTACACGTGCGCGGCGGCGATCAGGATCAACGTCAGATTGGCGCCGCCAAGCCGTCGGATCCAGGCGCGATCAGCGTCATTCAACTCTGGCGCACGTCCGAGCAGCGCAGCAATGTCGGCGTCATCAAGCCCCCCAATGAACAGCTCGCTGGCGAACAACCCCCAGAAGGAGGACGGCTCGCGTAACTCGCTCACCGGGTAGAGACGACTCAATGGTGTACTGGAAGTGACGACATAAGCGACACGATCGCCAATGTCGGGGTCCTGCGTCAGCGAGCGCAGGAAACTTGCCGTGTGGCGCGGCAGGCGCGCGATGCCTTCCACATTGTCAATCAGGAAAATGAAGGTGTGATCCCCCGTGCGACGGATGATGTCTTCGACCGTGCACTTAAGAGCATACACCGTATCAACAATGGCCGCTTCGGCGATGCCCTGATCGGGAAGGGTGGGGAGATCGTCGGGCAGGGCGAGCGCCTGCGCTGTGGCGCGCGCCAGATCACGCCAGAAATAGAGGGCGCCGTGGCTCTGAGAAGCGCCGAGATCGGCATAGGGACCCGCGTTGACGTAGGGGAAGACAAACCGTGTCGCGTCGGCGCAGATTGGGCGTGCTGCCGTCGAACTGCGCAGGTAGTAGAGCAGCGAAGTCTTCCCGCTCCGCGCATCGCCAACCACGGCGCAGCACTGCGGCGGCGCAGCCGTCAGACGCTCGCAGACTGCGTCGATGAGACTGCGCCGCCCGATAAAGAGACGAGGATCGATCACCGGTTTGCGGTTGCCGAATGGGTTCATACGCACGCCTGCGTTCTGCGACATTGCTGACAATAACTATACCACACTTCACGCAGGCGTGTCGATATATCGACTTCAGAAGACCAGCGTTGTTGCGCCGATGCAGAAATCCGCCATTTCTGCGATGCTCAGCACACGCACGCCTGGGAGCAGACCCTGATCGACGCTGAGCCAGTAGCGCTGGAGGCATGGCTGCGACAGGTACAACGTTCCGCCTGCTTTACGATACGCATCGCGCACTTCGCGCAACGGCGGGTATCCTGCTTCGTGCAGAGTGGCAGCCCAACCTTCCGCCGTTGCACACAACACTCCTTCACCGCGCAGTAGTACTGCTGCGTGACGTCCAGCAGTCAGCGCGGCGCTTGCCGTCAGAAATCCCAGGGTGACGGCGCCGGGATCACGCCCGGCATGGGTGATGATGATGACCAGTCGCGGCGCGGTCGTCATATCGGATCAGCATTCCTCCCATTGCAAACCGCCAATATACCTGTGCGTCACCTTACCGCTCGCGTCGAGCGCAAACAGGTAGAGCCAGCCGTTGTCGAGCAACTGCCGCACCTGCTCGTGCCTGGCAATAATTGCGGTCATAGCGTCGATCGGCGCTTCGATCATAACGTGCAGCCGCATCGGCTCGTGCACATACTTTTCGCCGTCGTGCACCGATTGCCACGGCAGTCCGACGCGCAGATCGCCAGCGTTGCCTTCGAGCACGCCGAGCGTTCCGACGACATTGTGCAGCGTCTTGTTGCCGCTGCCGAAGACCCGGTTATCCACCGTCGAACCGTAGTACTGGAGATTGATCCAGCTGGCGACGATCATCGGCGCCGTCATGATGAGTTCCAGCACGCCGAAGCCTTCGTCCTGCCGCCATTCGTAGGAATGCAGGAAGGAACGTCCATTCATCACCACCCCTGCATTACGATCGCGCGGGGCGACGATAAACGCTGCACACCCTGCCAGCCCCCATTCCGGGCGCACCTGCGACCAGTCTTTGCTCCGGCGACGAACCGCGCTATCGATATCCGTCTTTGTGCCGATTTTCAAGAGCATTGATCGCTCCGCGCGCGCCAGCCGTCCGGCTGCGGCAAGATCAGCTTCGAGCCGCTTGAGGTCGGCAGTATGACTCGCCGGAATATGGGCTTTGTCGAAAATCGTCACATCATCGGTGGTGGTGTCGTGCAGACCGGCCAGGAACACGGTGTCATCGGGGATGATGAGACCACGCTCTTTCAAGCCGGCACGCACGGCGGGATCGTTCAGAATCCGCACCGCCACCCGCACATTCGCCTCGCCGGTATGTCCGCCGCATGCACCGCAGTCCAGACCGGTTGCATGGGGGTTGTTGACGGTCGTTGAGCCATGCCCGGTCAGCAACACCAGACGTGCGAAGTTGTTCGTCAGCGACATCGCTTTGAGCGCCCCTTCGGCGGCTGCCACCCGCTGTTCCAGCGTCATGCCGGTTGTGCGCCCTCCAAGGGTACGCGGTTCGAGACTGGGCGCGACGCGCTCGCGCGTGTGCGCATCCAGCCCAAACGTTGCCGGATGTGGCACAGGACGGGTGATCCCCAACGTATCCAGCGCCAGCTTCCGCACGTATGCCAGACCGACCGGACCGACGAACCCGAAGCAGGAGATTGGTGCGAACTTGAACATTCGCCAGGCTTTGGCAACCCGCTGGTTCTGTGCGCGTTTCTCGATAGCGGCGTTCACGTCGCGCTCAGACGCGCCGTCGACCGATTCGGCAATAACGAACTGCGGCGTCAACAGAACCGGGCACTGCGCGCCGCCGCGGGTCTCTGCCAGCGGCACATACTCGATCGGGAAGCCGAAGAACCCTGCGAAACCGATCGTCTCAATCTCGTCGGTCACCGTCTCAAGCGCGCGCCGGAAAATTTCAGAGCGCACATCGATGCAAAATGCCGCCTGCACCCGCTTGCGTGCAGCGACTCTGGCCGGCGTCGTTGCGCCGAGCTGTGCAAAAAACTGACGCTGATAGGCTTTCTCAAAGGCTCGCTGGAGCAGGAGATCACCGGCGAGCGCGCGCTGGAGCGCCGGGTCAGGGCGATCGTTGACATATTCGCCTGCCATTGAGCGCCATACGTCAGCCACTCCCTTGCGCGCGAAGCTGTGCCAGAGCGCCACTTCCCAGACCAGCCGGATCGCCAGCAGATCGGTCAGCGTGTGGTCTTCACCGCCGTAGAGTTCGGCGTCCCAGCGAAGATAGCGGGCATACGCCGCCCATCCGTGAATGCTCAACAGGAGTCGGTGCAGATATGCTTCAAGCCCATTGATCGGAATGTTCAACTTCTCCACTGCGGCGACAATGGTCTCCATTGCCGATTCCGGCATTTCGCGCAACGCCTGACGAAAGCCATGCACGCCGCGCGTCTGTGGTGTGCGGTCGTGCGCAGCCTCGGCGCGCCACGCAGCATACGGCGGCAGATGTTTCCACGGCGACCGCCAGTAGGACTGACCCAGGTCGAAATAAGCGCCAGCCCAGGTTGAGATCAGGTCGGTTACGACATCAGCCCAGTTGATGCCGGTCACCTTGCGGGCTGCATCGGCGACCGTCGGCAGGATCGGGAACGTCGGCTCCGGCTCATCGCCCAGGGCGAACGCCTTGAGCGCCGCCACGTTTGCGGGAGCGCCGGGAAATGGGCTTCCCCCGGCTAATGCCGCTTCGAGATCCGCATCGGTGATGCGGCCGCTCCGGATCGCCTGCGCGTAGAAGGAGCGCGGGGCCGTCATCCGCGCACCCGCCCGCCGTGCCAGGATGTAAGCGGCAGACTCGAAGGAATGATCGATCAATCCCAGGTATGGATTGACGGCGACAAAATAGCGCAG
Encoded here:
- a CDS encoding YbcC family protein; translation: MQMADVQTRPARTAPTYAPAIDTIKEAVRRAEQRIAPLWPLRYFVAVNPYLGLIDHSFESAAYILARRAGARMTAPRSFYAQAIRSGRITDADLEAALAGGSPFPGAPANVAALKAFALGDEPEPTFPILPTVADAARKVTGINWADVVTDLISTWAGAYFDLGQSYWRSPWKHLPPYAAWRAEAAHDRTPQTRGVHGFRQALREMPESAMETIVAAVEKLNIPINGLEAYLHRLLLSIHGWAAYARYLRWDAELYGGEDHTLTDLLAIRLVWEVALWHSFARKGVADVWRSMAGEYVNDRPDPALQRALAGDLLLQRAFEKAYQRQFFAQLGATTPARVAARKRVQAAFCIDVRSEIFRRALETVTDEIETIGFAGFFGFPIEYVPLAETRGGAQCPVLLTPQFVIAESVDGASERDVNAAIEKRAQNQRVAKAWRMFKFAPISCFGFVGPVGLAYVRKLALDTLGITRPVPHPATFGLDAHTRERVAPSLEPRTLGGRTTGMTLEQRVAAAEGALKAMSLTNNFARLVLLTGHGSTTVNNPHATGLDCGACGGHTGEANVRVAVRILNDPAVRAGLKERGLIIPDDTVFLAGLHDTTTDDVTIFDKAHIPASHTADLKRLEADLAAAGRLARAERSMLLKIGTKTDIDSAVRRRSKDWSQVRPEWGLAGCAAFIVAPRDRNAGVVMNGRSFLHSYEWRQDEGFGVLELIMTAPMIVASWINLQYYGSTVDNRVFGSGNKTLHNVVGTLGVLEGNAGDLRVGLPWQSVHDGEKYVHEPMRLHVMIEAPIDAMTAIIARHEQVRQLLDNGWLYLFALDASGKVTHRYIGGLQWEEC